In Schistocerca serialis cubense isolate TAMUIC-IGC-003099 chromosome 3, iqSchSeri2.2, whole genome shotgun sequence, the following proteins share a genomic window:
- the LOC126471017 gene encoding piggyBac transposable element-derived protein 4-like, whose translation MSRRGLRDEEIERLLCEIPSDEDSTVDTTDDESDYEASIVAEAIVSSEGEVSESEEESESTPPKRAADTAPTWGQQFNATSGMQFDSESGPSAFIRDIDDPEPIDIFEKIFPKELVQLIVFQTNLYATQSGKSFTPTTDNEIRTFLGINILMGIKRMPAYRDYWSSAPELHDRYIASLMAVNRFGWLLRNIHLNDNTLHPEKGHPGYDKLYKLRPVIKILSESFSKCYQPSKHLAIDESMIKFKGRNSMKQYMRDKPIKRGYKVWMLCDKTSYNLKFDIYTGKVGDTVQTGLGEHVVLSLSSELVNKGHYLYFDNYFNSYNLLAGLQQRNIYACGTVQPTRKHLPKLKTDKELSRGEFDWRVSNCGILYLKWKDKRAVHLLSNFHSPEVTTFDMANNEVGATAVDREVKADSLSESNQVVTKTETRSSRVSDSGIGDSTISTEMGSPNAESSPIMETPRRDEYDNKQLKEDITRSVEHINERLSKNIDETNETLRKLAVSSHQRIDELTVWFEENVASSTKRFEKVESDVK comes from the exons atgtcaagaagaggcttacgagatgaagaaatcgaacgattattgtgtgaaattccatcagacgaggattccactgttgacaccacagatgacgaatctgattatgaagcaagcattgttgcggaggctattgtgtcgtctgaaggcgaagtttcagagagcgaggaagaaagtgagtccactccgccaaaacgcgctgctgacacagcgccaacttggggacaacaattcaatgctacctcaggaatgcagttcgacagtgaatcaggaccaagtgcttttattagggacattgatgatccagaacctatcgatatattcgaaaaaatatttccaaaagagctagttcagctaatcgttttccaaacaaatttatatgcgacgcaatctggcaagtctttcactccaacaactgacaatgaaatacgaactttcctgggaatcaacattttgatgggtataaagcgtatgccagcatacagagactactggtctagtgccccagaacttcatgatcgttatattgcatctctgatggcagtaaatcggtttggatggttactgaggaacattcatctgaatgataacacattgcatccagaaaaaggacacccaggttatgacaaactgtacaagctgcgaccagtgatcaagatactatctgaatctttttccaagtgttaccaacccagcaaacacctagcaattgatgagtcaatgatcaaattcaaaggccgcaacagtatgaaacaatacatgagagataaacccataaagcgtggttacaaagtgtggatgctgtgtgacaagacctcttacaacttgaaatttgatatttacaccggaaaagtaggtgacacagtgcaaacaggccttggggagcatgtagtgctgagtttgtcctctgaactcgtaaataaaggccattatctttatttcgacaactatttcaatagctataacttgttggctggtttacagcagagaaacatatatgcctgtgggacagttcaaccaacaaggaaacatttacccaaattaaaaacagacaaagaattaagcagaggtgaatttgactggagggtcagcaactgtggcatcctctacttgaagtggaaagataagagagctgttcatctcctttcaaattttcacagtcctgaagttactaca TTCGATATGGCAAATAATGAAGTTGGTGCAACTGCAGTAGACAGGGAGGTGAAAGCAGACTCTTTAAGCGAAAGTAATCAGGTGGTCACGAAAACAGAAACAAGGAGTAGCAGAGTGTCGGATTCTGGTATAGGTGACAGTACTATATCAACAGAGATGGGAAGTCCTAATGCGGAGTCGTCACCAATCATGGAGACGCCTAGACGGGATGAGT ATGATAATAAACAATTAAAGGAGGATATTACGCGATCGGTAGAGCATATAAACGAACGACTCAGTAAAAACATCGACGAGACTAATGAGACTCTTAGGAAACTGGCTGTGTCAAGTCATCAGAGGATAGATGAACTCACCGTTTGGTTTGAGGAGAATGTTGCAAGCAGTACTAAACGTTTTGAAAAGGTAGAATCAGATGTCAAATAA